A stretch of Pempheris klunzingeri isolate RE-2024b chromosome 19, fPemKlu1.hap1, whole genome shotgun sequence DNA encodes these proteins:
- the gpat3 gene encoding glycerol-3-phosphate acyltransferase 3, with protein MEDLWGVALDVFQAWIFVVVFLIMLPAMFGLSLGVTGVYIQILVRILEWATLRIQRGRREQPSVPVPLPNGIIERGGGSMEEEMGQLRSSRPPAAAGEFSLSDVLYFSKRGVESIVDDQVTQRFSSEELASWNLLTRTNQNFRYISLRLTVIWGVGVFVRYCVLFPLRITLAIIGLSWLVIGTTLVGFLPESNAKNWLSELVHLTCYRICARGLSATVHYHNKENKPQKGGICVANHTTPIDVVILANDGCYAMVGQIHGGLMGVIQRSMVRSCPHVWFERSEMKDRHAVTSRLRAHVAAKTKLPILIFPEGTCINNTSVMMFKKGSFEIGGTIYPVTIKYDPRFGDAFWNSSKYNMVGYLLRMMTSWAIVVNVWYLPPMTIQDGEDAAQFASRVKSAIAHQGGLLDLAWDGGLKRGKVKDSYKEEQQKMYSSIIVGLNDSNTLQ; from the exons ATGGAGGACCTGTGGGGCGTGGCTCTGGATGTCTTCCAGGCGTGGATCTTTGTGGTGGTGTTCCTCATCATGCTGCCTGCCATGTTTGGCCTCTCCCTGGGGGTCACGGGGGTCTACATCCAGATCCTGGTCCGGATCCTGGAG TGGGCCACGTTACGGATCCAGAGGGGACGGCGGGAGCAGCCCAGCGTGCCCGTACCGCTGCCCAACG gGATCATCGAGCGAGGGGGGGGCTccatggaggaggagatggggcAGCTGAGGAGCTCCCGGCCCCCGGCGGCGGCGGGGGAGTTCTCTCTGAGCGACGTCCTGTACTTCTCCAAAAGAGGCGTGGAGAGCATCGTGGACGACCAGGTGACGCAGCGCTTCTCCTCCGAGGAGCTCGCCTCCTGGAACCTCCTCACCAGGACCAACCAGAACTTCCGCTACATCAGCCTGCGCCTCACCGTCATCTGGGGAGTCGGCGTCTTCGTACGCTACTGTGTCCTGTTCCCTCTCAG GATCACGCTGGCCATCATCGGCCTCTCGTGGCTCGTGATCGGCACGACTCTGGTTGGGTTTCTGCCGGAGAGCAA TGCGAAGAACTGGCTGAGCGAGCTGGTCCATCTGACCTGCTACAGGATCTGTGCCAGAGGACTGTCAGCCACCGTCCACTACCACAACAA AGAAAATAAGCCTCAGAAAGGAGGAATCTGTGTAGCCAATCACACGACGCCGATCGATGTGGTGATCCTGGCCAACGACGGCTGCTACGCCATG GTGGGTCAGATCCACGGGGGCCTGATGGGGGTCATCCAGAGGTCCATGGTGAGGTCGTGTCCTCACGTGTGGTTCGAGAGGTCGGAGATGAAGGACCGGCACGCCGTGACCAGCAG GCTGAGGGCTCACGTCGCAGCCAAGACCAAACTTCCCATCCTGATATTCCCTGAAG GAACCTGCATCAACAACACGTCGGTCATGATGTTTAAGAAGGGAAGCTTTGAGATCGGAGGGACGATCTACCCGGTCACCATCAAG TACGACCCCCGCTTCGGTGACGCTTTCTGGAACAGCAGTAAATACAACATGGTCGGCTACCTGCTGCGGATGATGACCAGCTGGGCCATCGTCGTCAACGTGTGGTACCTCCCCCCCATGACCATACAg gATGGGGAGGATGCTGCTCAGTTTGCCAGCAGGGTGAAGTCTGCCATCGCTCATCAGGGAGGACTGCTGGACTTGGCCTG GGACGGAGGgctgaagagaggaaaagtgaaggaCTCGTataaagaggagcagcagaagatGTACAGCAGCATCATCGTGGGACTGAACGACTCGAACACTCTGCAGTGA